A region from the Cryptosporangium arvum DSM 44712 genome encodes:
- a CDS encoding glycoside hydrolase family 27 protein, with protein sequence MCLRRPAACAPPPPAPRPRLRPAARLRPAARLRPAARRALAVLVAIVLPLAAAATVSASPGAFPPIAVPVGDASTPPLGWNSWNRFGCDVSDTLIRQTADAIVASGLRDAGYRYVTIDDCWMAPRRVNGALVPDPAKFPRGMKSLADYVHTKNLKFGLYSSAGTRTCAGYPASLDHEKTDAATFAAWGVDYLKYDNCHNRGRPAPERYRAMADALRATGRPIVLSLCEWGENRPWEGWGERVGGSIWRTTGDVSDTWGSVLWILDQQRNLPPGRPDAWNDPDMLEVGNGPASTGPSSRSGRCSTPR encoded by the coding sequence GTGTGCCTTCGTCGCCCGGCCGCCTGCGCCCCGCCCCCGCCTGCGCCTCGCCCCCGCCTGCGCCCCGCCGCCCGCCTGCGCCCCGCCGCCCGCCTGCGCCCCGCCGCCCGGCGCGCGCTCGCGGTGCTCGTCGCGATCGTGCTGCCGCTGGCCGCGGCGGCCACGGTGTCGGCGAGCCCCGGCGCGTTCCCGCCGATCGCGGTGCCGGTCGGTGACGCGAGCACACCGCCGCTGGGCTGGAACTCCTGGAACCGCTTCGGCTGCGACGTCAGCGACACCCTGATCCGACAGACCGCGGACGCGATCGTCGCCTCGGGTCTGCGCGACGCCGGCTACCGCTACGTCACGATCGACGACTGCTGGATGGCACCGCGGCGGGTGAACGGCGCGCTGGTACCGGACCCCGCCAAATTCCCCCGCGGGATGAAGAGCCTGGCCGACTACGTCCACACCAAGAACCTGAAGTTCGGCCTCTACTCCTCGGCCGGCACACGCACCTGCGCCGGTTACCCGGCCAGCCTCGATCACGAGAAGACCGATGCCGCGACGTTCGCGGCCTGGGGGGTCGACTACCTCAAGTACGACAACTGCCACAACCGGGGCCGTCCCGCTCCCGAGCGGTACCGCGCGATGGCCGACGCGCTGCGAGCCACCGGCCGCCCGATCGTGCTCAGCCTCTGCGAATGGGGCGAGAACCGGCCGTGGGAAGGCTGGGGGGAACGAGTGGGCGGATCGATCTGGCGCACCACCGGGGACGTCAGCGACACCTGGGGCAGCGTCCTCTGGATCCTCGACCAGCAGCGGAACCTCCCGCCCGGACGGCCGGACGCCTGGAACGACCCGGACATGCTCGAGGTCGGCAACGGCCCGGCGAGTACCGGGCCCAGTTCACGCTCTGGGCGCTGCTCAACGCCCCGCTGA
- a CDS encoding sigma-54-dependent Fis family transcriptional regulator, producing MSSDASRQDRERFLAAVPGAAESVRNTIRVSWERSRAASVDLDRPTPAFSPPANRPSSLTRAAAPVLDALAAELINEPVCLILTDAKGLVLWRSEGQTALLRALDAVSLAPGFTYSEAEVGTNGIGTALEVGQAILVDGAEHYTGDLTRFSCAGALITHPVTGGLLGVVDITTQSELSNQLLLSFAKLAAARIQERILDESSMLDRALLGDYRLACQHSGGAVIALGEKVFMMNSVMQQHFDAGDQAAIIDQTRDARGRRRPYTALAELPSGLTARLSYQPTFVDELLAGGIVQIKPHRARPSQRRAISFPGLAGDNPVWRRTAHEVLDACARREWVIVEGEAGAGKRSIVRAAQAEGAGGRRLVTLSAETDVVDQAAAALDAGADLMITQAHLLSADCVDGLAELFQSVHDDLDPRGPWIALTTLEGAPTEHWGVQLLGFFPRTVRVPPLRHHLTDIPALVRVLLDQVGAAELSLSQAALNQLMRLPWAGNITQLRAVLGTVSRRRRSGEAGLEELPPVCRSTVRRQLTPIEAMERDAIVDALALHDGDKLAAASALGMSRATIYRKIRQFELSG from the coding sequence ATGAGTTCAGACGCTTCCCGGCAAGATCGAGAACGCTTCCTGGCTGCGGTCCCCGGGGCCGCGGAATCCGTGCGGAACACGATCCGGGTGTCCTGGGAACGGTCCCGGGCCGCGTCGGTCGACCTGGACCGGCCCACCCCGGCGTTCTCGCCGCCGGCCAACCGCCCGTCGTCGCTGACGCGGGCCGCGGCGCCCGTTCTCGACGCGCTGGCCGCCGAACTCATCAACGAGCCGGTCTGCCTCATCCTGACCGACGCGAAAGGCCTGGTGCTGTGGCGCAGCGAGGGCCAGACCGCGTTGCTGCGCGCGCTGGACGCGGTGAGCCTCGCGCCGGGGTTCACCTACTCCGAGGCCGAGGTAGGCACCAACGGCATCGGCACCGCCCTCGAGGTGGGCCAGGCGATCCTCGTCGACGGAGCCGAGCACTACACCGGTGACCTCACCCGGTTCTCCTGCGCCGGGGCGCTGATCACGCACCCGGTCACCGGCGGGCTGCTCGGCGTCGTCGACATCACGACGCAGTCCGAGCTGTCCAACCAGCTGCTGCTCTCGTTCGCCAAGCTGGCCGCGGCGCGGATCCAGGAGCGCATCCTCGACGAGTCGAGCATGCTCGACCGGGCCTTACTCGGCGACTACCGGCTGGCCTGCCAGCACTCCGGCGGGGCCGTGATCGCGCTGGGCGAGAAAGTGTTCATGATGAACTCGGTGATGCAGCAGCATTTCGACGCGGGGGACCAGGCGGCGATCATCGACCAGACCCGCGACGCCCGCGGCCGCCGCCGGCCCTACACCGCGCTGGCCGAACTCCCCAGCGGCCTGACCGCCCGGCTCTCCTACCAGCCGACGTTCGTCGACGAACTGCTGGCCGGCGGCATCGTGCAGATCAAGCCGCACCGGGCGCGCCCCTCCCAGCGGCGGGCGATCTCGTTCCCCGGGCTCGCCGGCGACAACCCGGTGTGGCGGCGCACCGCCCACGAGGTGCTCGACGCCTGCGCCCGGCGCGAGTGGGTGATCGTCGAAGGCGAAGCGGGCGCCGGGAAACGGTCGATCGTCCGCGCCGCCCAGGCCGAGGGAGCCGGTGGCCGCCGGCTCGTGACGCTCTCCGCCGAGACCGACGTTGTGGACCAGGCCGCGGCCGCTCTCGACGCCGGAGCCGACCTGATGATCACCCAGGCGCACCTGCTCTCCGCCGACTGCGTCGACGGGCTGGCCGAACTGTTCCAGTCCGTGCACGACGACCTCGATCCGCGCGGGCCCTGGATCGCGCTGACCACGCTCGAGGGCGCGCCGACCGAGCACTGGGGCGTCCAGCTGCTGGGGTTCTTCCCCCGGACCGTGCGGGTGCCGCCGCTCAGACATCACCTCACCGACATCCCGGCGCTGGTCCGCGTGCTCCTGGACCAGGTCGGCGCGGCCGAGCTGTCCCTGTCGCAGGCCGCGCTCAACCAGCTCATGCGTCTGCCGTGGGCGGGCAACATCACCCAGCTGCGCGCGGTGCTCGGCACGGTGAGCCGGCGGCGTCGCTCGGGCGAGGCCGGCCTCGAGGAACTGCCGCCGGTCTGCCGCTCCACCGTGCGCCGCCAGCTGACACCCATCGAGGCGATGGAGCGCGACGCGATCGTCGACGCGCTGGCACTGCACGACGGGGACAAGCTCGCCGCCGCCTCGGCGCTCGGCATGTCCCGCGCCACGATCTACCGCAAGATCCGGCAGTTCGAGCTGTCAGGCTGA
- a CDS encoding methane monooxygenase: MSRQSLSKAHAKISELTWEPTFATPARRFGTDYTFEHAPKKDPLKQIMRSYFPMEEEKDNRVFGAMDGAIRGNMFRQVQERWMEWQKLFLSIIPFPEISAARAMPMAIEAVPNPEIHNGLAVQMIDEVRHSTIQMNLKKLYMNNYIDPAGFDMTEKAFANNYAGTIGRQFGEGFITGDAITAANIYLTVVAETAFTNTLFVAMPDEAAANGDYLLPTVFHSVQSDESRHISNGYSILLMALADERNRPLLERDMRYAWWNNHCVVDAAIGTFIEYGTKDRRTDRESYAEMWRRWIYDDYYRSYLIPLEKYGLTIPHDLVEEAWNRIVNKGYVHEVARFFATGWPVNYWRIDTMTDTDFAWFEEKYPGWYSKYGKWWENYNRLAYPGRNKPIAFEEVGYQYPHRCWTCMVPALIREDMVVEKVDGQWRTYCSETCHWTDAVAFRGEYEGRSTPNMGRLTGFREWETLHHDKDLADIVQDLGYVRDDGKTLIGQPHLRLDDPSKLWTLDSVRGNHFMSPNVLLNQMSDAERDEHVAAYRANGTKAS, encoded by the coding sequence GTGAGCAGGCAAAGTCTCAGCAAGGCCCACGCCAAGATCAGCGAGCTGACGTGGGAGCCGACCTTCGCCACCCCGGCGAGGAGGTTCGGCACCGACTACACGTTCGAACACGCGCCGAAGAAGGACCCGCTGAAGCAGATCATGCGGTCCTACTTCCCGATGGAGGAGGAGAAGGACAACCGCGTCTTCGGCGCCATGGACGGCGCGATCCGCGGCAACATGTTCCGTCAGGTCCAGGAACGCTGGATGGAGTGGCAGAAGCTGTTCCTGTCGATCATCCCGTTCCCGGAGATCTCCGCGGCCCGGGCGATGCCGATGGCCATCGAGGCCGTCCCGAACCCGGAGATCCACAACGGTCTCGCGGTGCAGATGATCGACGAGGTTCGTCACTCGACGATTCAGATGAACCTCAAGAAGCTGTACATGAACAACTACATCGACCCGGCCGGGTTCGACATGACCGAGAAGGCGTTCGCGAACAACTACGCGGGCACCATCGGCCGGCAGTTCGGCGAGGGGTTCATCACCGGCGACGCGATCACCGCCGCGAACATCTACCTCACGGTGGTGGCCGAGACCGCGTTCACGAACACGCTGTTCGTCGCGATGCCGGACGAGGCGGCCGCCAACGGCGACTACCTCCTGCCGACCGTGTTCCACTCGGTGCAGTCCGACGAGTCGCGGCACATCAGCAACGGGTACTCGATCCTGCTGATGGCGCTGGCCGACGAGCGCAACCGGCCGCTGCTCGAGCGCGACATGCGCTACGCCTGGTGGAACAACCACTGCGTGGTCGACGCCGCGATCGGCACGTTCATCGAGTACGGCACGAAGGACCGGCGGACCGACCGCGAGAGCTACGCGGAGATGTGGCGTCGCTGGATCTACGACGACTACTACCGCAGCTACCTCATCCCGCTGGAGAAGTACGGCCTGACGATCCCCCACGACCTGGTCGAAGAGGCCTGGAACCGGATCGTGAACAAGGGGTACGTGCACGAGGTGGCGCGCTTCTTCGCCACCGGCTGGCCGGTGAACTACTGGCGGATCGACACGATGACCGACACGGACTTCGCCTGGTTCGAGGAGAAGTACCCGGGTTGGTACTCGAAGTACGGCAAGTGGTGGGAGAACTACAACCGCCTGGCCTACCCCGGCCGCAACAAGCCGATCGCGTTCGAGGAGGTCGGCTACCAGTACCCGCACCGGTGCTGGACGTGCATGGTCCCCGCGCTCATCCGCGAGGACATGGTCGTCGAGAAGGTCGACGGTCAGTGGCGGACGTACTGCTCGGAGACGTGCCACTGGACCGACGCGGTGGCTTTCCGGGGCGAGTACGAAGGCCGCAGCACCCCGAACATGGGCCGGCTCACCGGCTTCCGGGAGTGGGAGACGCTGCACCACGACAAGGACCTCGCGGACATCGTGCAGGACCTCGGCTACGTGCGTGACGACGGCAAGACCCTGATCGGTCAGCCGCACCTGCGTCTGGACGACCCGTCCAAGCTGTGGACGCTCGACTCCGTCCGGGGCAACCACTTCATGAGCCCGAACGTGCTGCTCAACCAGATGTCCGACGCCGAGCGCGACGAGCACGTCGCGGCGTACCGGGCCAACGGCACCAAGGCCTCCTGA
- a CDS encoding 2Fe-2S iron-sulfur cluster-binding protein: MADKHRIRFEPVDIEMDVDEDETILDAAFRQGVHLMHGCREGQCSACKSYVLDGEIDMDRYSTFALNDAEAADGYVLLCRSHAYSDCQIELLNFDEDELLNGIAIQRVKTTITAIEPKTRDIVSLRLTAPGYEFKPGQYADLTIPGTDEHRSFSMATTMSTPGAVEFLIKKYPGGKFSALLDDGLSVGDEVDLTGPYGSFTLKEGHVLPVVCIGGGAGMAPILSLLRHMSETGVRRPVRFYYGARTAEDLFYLDEILEIGEKLTDFEFVACLSAVDEATAPGIELGNVTDVVGRREPRIEKCETYLCGPPPMVDAALAFLQANQVPPDQIFYDKFTSPAQQ, encoded by the coding sequence GTGGCCGACAAGCACCGTATCCGCTTCGAACCGGTCGACATCGAGATGGACGTCGACGAGGACGAGACAATCCTCGACGCGGCCTTCCGCCAGGGCGTCCACCTCATGCACGGATGCCGCGAAGGACAGTGCTCGGCGTGCAAGTCCTACGTGCTCGACGGCGAGATCGACATGGACCGGTACTCGACGTTCGCGTTGAACGACGCGGAGGCCGCCGACGGCTACGTCCTGCTGTGCCGGTCGCACGCGTACAGCGACTGCCAGATCGAGCTGCTCAACTTCGACGAGGACGAGCTGCTCAACGGCATCGCGATCCAGCGGGTGAAGACCACGATCACCGCCATCGAGCCCAAGACGCGGGACATCGTGTCGCTCCGGCTGACCGCCCCGGGGTACGAGTTCAAGCCCGGCCAGTACGCCGATCTCACGATCCCGGGCACCGACGAGCACCGCTCGTTCTCGATGGCCACGACCATGTCGACGCCGGGAGCGGTCGAGTTCCTGATCAAGAAGTACCCGGGCGGGAAGTTCTCCGCCCTGCTCGACGACGGGCTGTCGGTCGGCGACGAGGTCGACCTGACCGGTCCGTACGGCTCCTTCACGCTGAAAGAGGGCCACGTCCTGCCGGTGGTGTGCATCGGCGGTGGGGCCGGCATGGCGCCGATCCTCTCGCTGCTGCGTCACATGAGCGAGACCGGCGTCCGCCGGCCGGTGCGCTTCTACTACGGCGCCCGCACCGCTGAGGACTTGTTCTACCTGGACGAGATTCTCGAAATCGGCGAGAAGCTGACCGACTTCGAATTCGTGGCCTGCCTGTCCGCGGTCGACGAAGCGACCGCGCCGGGAATCGAGCTCGGCAACGTCACCGACGTGGTGGGGCGGCGGGAGCCACGTATCGAGAAATGCGAAACCTACCTGTGCGGCCCGCCGCCGATGGTGGATGCGGCGCTGGCGTTCCTGCAGGCCAACCAGGTGCCGCCGGACCAGATCTTCTACGACAAATTCACCAGCCCGGCCCAACAGTAG
- a CDS encoding aromatic/alkene monooxygenase hydroxylase subunit beta encodes MARTEAKARSFPGIEFTDSEAGALTFPSSTSRSYNYYQPARRRASIYEDVTVDVQPDPDRHLTQGWIYGFATGPGGYPQDWTAAKSSNWHVFRDPNEEWNQTIYRNNSAVVHQVELCLANAKRARAYEGWNPTWVTFVERNLGAWMHVENGLGLHVFTAIQRSGPTNMINTAVAVNAAHKLRFAQDLALYNLDLSEAGVGFDGEAHIGVWKDAPEWQPTREIVERLTAVEDWCQLLFASNVVFEQLVGSLFRSELVMQISARNGDYITPTIVGTGEHDYDRDLAYTRNLFRLLTRDETHGDANKELFGQWMSVWVPRALDAAKALQPIWSRPSDKPVTFAHSLDAATSKFRSLLADLDIDAPKELDQ; translated from the coding sequence ATGGCGAGGACCGAAGCGAAGGCACGCAGTTTCCCGGGAATCGAATTCACGGATTCCGAAGCGGGGGCGCTCACGTTCCCCAGCTCCACCAGCCGGAGCTACAACTACTACCAGCCGGCGCGACGACGGGCGTCGATCTACGAGGACGTGACCGTCGACGTCCAGCCCGACCCCGACCGGCACCTGACCCAGGGCTGGATCTACGGCTTCGCCACCGGCCCCGGCGGTTACCCGCAGGACTGGACCGCCGCGAAGTCGTCGAACTGGCACGTGTTCCGCGACCCGAACGAGGAGTGGAACCAGACGATCTACCGGAACAACTCCGCGGTCGTCCACCAGGTCGAGCTGTGCCTGGCCAACGCCAAGCGGGCCCGCGCCTACGAGGGCTGGAACCCCACCTGGGTCACGTTCGTGGAGCGCAACCTCGGCGCCTGGATGCACGTGGAGAACGGGCTGGGTCTCCACGTCTTCACCGCGATCCAGCGGTCCGGGCCGACGAACATGATCAACACCGCGGTCGCGGTGAACGCCGCGCACAAGCTGCGGTTCGCCCAGGACCTCGCGCTCTACAACCTCGACCTGTCCGAGGCCGGGGTCGGCTTCGACGGCGAGGCGCACATCGGGGTCTGGAAGGACGCCCCGGAGTGGCAGCCGACCCGCGAGATCGTCGAGCGGCTCACCGCCGTCGAGGACTGGTGCCAGCTGCTGTTCGCCTCGAACGTCGTCTTCGAGCAGCTGGTGGGATCGCTGTTCCGGTCCGAGCTGGTCATGCAGATCTCGGCCCGCAACGGCGACTACATCACGCCGACGATCGTCGGCACCGGCGAGCACGACTACGACCGCGACCTCGCCTACACGCGGAACCTGTTCCGCCTGCTCACCCGCGACGAGACCCACGGCGACGCGAACAAGGAGCTGTTCGGGCAGTGGATGTCGGTCTGGGTGCCGCGGGCCCTGGACGCGGCCAAGGCGCTGCAGCCGATCTGGTCGCGGCCCTCCGACAAGCCGGTCACGTTCGCCCACAGCCTCGACGCGGCCACGAGCAAGTTCCGCTCGCTGCTCGCCGACCTCGACATCGACGCCCCCAAGGAGCTGGACCAGTGA
- the mimD gene encoding propane 2-monooxygenase effector subunit MimD, whose protein sequence is MQFGSDVEFSNKCGVTLMNTPVGRVVAEVMAEKDGVELTNYPSMIRVDGTRLLEFNYDELTEALGSEFDGSIFEEISSTHYGRMVHLDDKTLLFASPEDAAEYIGFDLTVA, encoded by the coding sequence ATGCAGTTCGGATCGGACGTCGAGTTCTCCAACAAGTGCGGCGTGACGCTGATGAACACGCCGGTCGGGCGCGTGGTCGCCGAGGTCATGGCGGAGAAGGACGGCGTCGAGCTGACCAACTACCCGTCGATGATCCGCGTCGACGGCACCCGGCTGCTCGAGTTCAACTACGACGAACTCACCGAGGCCCTGGGCTCCGAGTTCGACGGCTCGATCTTCGAGGAGATCAGCTCCACCCACTACGGCCGGATGGTGCACCTCGACGACAAGACGCTGCTGTTCGCGAGCCCCGAGGACGCCGCCGAGTACATCGGTTTCGACCTGACCGTCGCTTGA
- the groL gene encoding chaperonin GroEL (60 kDa chaperone family; promotes refolding of misfolded polypeptides especially under stressful conditions; forms two stacked rings of heptamers to form a barrel-shaped 14mer; ends can be capped by GroES; misfolded proteins enter the barrel where they are refolded when GroES binds): MAKELRFNTDARRRLEAGVNALADAVKVTLGPKGRNAVLEKLTGPPTITNDGVTIAREIQLRDPFANMGAQLVKEVAMKTNGVVGDGTTTATVLAQAMVREGLKAVDEGANPMRVRRGIEQTVPAVVEALRRVATTVDGRRDLEHIATLAASDDDAIGRVIAEAVDRAGRDGVITTEESDAPGVSMSLVDGIEFSHGYVSAYMVTDRERMEAVLDQPLILLTNKKISQVQDIMPTIEVAKRADRPLVVLAEDVDGPALQLLVGGNMHNTMRSVVVRAPGFGHRRVAELEDLAVALGGHVIAKDTGVELFEVAREHLGSCERITVTEDSTTLVGGHGAANLIEARVGQLKVQLERARIDGDRDSLQERLARLTGRVAVISVGGATSVEQKERMLRVEDALAATLAALEEGVVPGGGAALVQAQRAAAAVELTGDDAVGRDVVHRALPEPLRWIAINAGYDGDKTVAEVAGLPAGYGFNALTGEFSELFAAGIIDPLKVTRAALESAASIAALLITTETAVVEEIMVNPGAIVAPGFGDLAEGMVRPSNIY, translated from the coding sequence ATGGCCAAGGAACTGCGGTTCAACACCGACGCGCGGCGGCGGCTCGAGGCCGGGGTGAACGCGCTGGCGGACGCCGTGAAGGTCACGCTCGGCCCGAAAGGCCGCAACGCGGTACTGGAGAAGCTGACCGGCCCACCCACGATCACCAACGACGGCGTGACGATCGCCCGGGAGATCCAGCTCCGTGACCCGTTCGCGAACATGGGCGCCCAGCTGGTCAAGGAAGTCGCCATGAAGACCAACGGCGTGGTCGGCGACGGCACCACGACCGCGACCGTGCTGGCCCAGGCGATGGTGCGCGAGGGGCTCAAGGCCGTGGACGAGGGCGCCAACCCGATGCGGGTCCGCCGCGGCATCGAGCAGACCGTGCCCGCGGTCGTCGAGGCCCTGCGCCGGGTCGCGACCACTGTCGACGGACGCCGGGACCTGGAGCACATCGCCACGCTCGCGGCCAGCGACGACGACGCGATCGGCCGGGTGATCGCCGAGGCCGTCGACCGGGCCGGCCGGGACGGCGTCATCACGACCGAGGAGTCCGACGCCCCCGGGGTGTCGATGTCGCTCGTCGACGGCATCGAGTTCTCGCACGGCTACGTGTCGGCGTACATGGTCACCGACCGCGAGCGGATGGAGGCGGTGCTCGACCAGCCGCTGATCCTGCTGACGAACAAGAAGATCAGCCAGGTGCAGGACATCATGCCGACGATCGAGGTCGCCAAGCGCGCCGACCGGCCGCTCGTCGTCCTCGCCGAGGACGTCGACGGGCCCGCGCTGCAGCTGCTCGTCGGCGGCAACATGCACAACACGATGCGCTCGGTCGTCGTGCGTGCACCCGGGTTCGGTCACCGCCGCGTCGCCGAGCTGGAGGACCTGGCGGTCGCGCTCGGCGGGCACGTCATCGCCAAGGACACCGGCGTCGAGCTGTTCGAGGTCGCCCGCGAGCACCTGGGCAGCTGCGAGCGGATCACGGTCACCGAGGACTCGACGACACTCGTCGGCGGGCACGGAGCGGCGAACCTGATCGAGGCACGCGTCGGCCAGCTCAAGGTGCAGCTGGAGCGCGCGCGGATCGACGGGGACCGCGACAGCCTGCAGGAGCGGCTGGCCCGCCTGACCGGGCGGGTCGCGGTGATCAGCGTCGGCGGGGCGACGAGCGTCGAGCAGAAGGAGCGGATGCTGCGTGTCGAAGACGCGCTCGCCGCCACCCTCGCCGCCCTGGAGGAGGGCGTCGTCCCCGGCGGTGGCGCCGCGCTGGTGCAGGCCCAGCGGGCGGCCGCCGCGGTGGAACTGACCGGCGACGACGCGGTGGGCCGCGACGTCGTGCACCGCGCGCTGCCCGAGCCGCTGCGCTGGATCGCGATCAACGCCGGCTACGACGGCGACAAGACCGTGGCCGAGGTGGCCGGTCTCCCGGCCGGGTACGGATTCAACGCGCTCACCGGCGAATTCAGCGAACTGTTCGCCGCCGGAATCATCGACCCACTGAAAGTGACCAGGGCGGCGCTGGAAAGCGCGGCCTCGATCGCCGCATTGCTGATCACCACGGAAACCGCGGTGGTGGAGGAGATCATGGTCAATCCCGGCGCCATTGTCGCGCCCGGATTCGGCGATCTGGCCGAGGGTATGGTCCGGCCCTCGAACATCTACTGA
- a CDS encoding metal-dependent transcriptional regulator gives MNNCCTIEHTPTVERYLKVLFENRGGISTVARALGVAPPTVTAMVHRLRDSDLVEPDALRLTAHGLRHAHGAVRRHRLLETFLHDVLGVKWDEVHTEAEKLEFGLSERLEDLIDTRLGHPRHDPHGDPIPPKNGAHDEGTEMPLALARPGDRFRVLRVGDRDPGALRALAALRVGLGAELEVLALGAEHEVLAEAAGTRRVRTGDRDLVLTAPVVRVIRGELTP, from the coding sequence ATGAACAATTGCTGCACGATCGAGCACACGCCGACCGTCGAACGGTATTTGAAGGTATTGTTCGAGAACCGCGGCGGCATTTCCACGGTGGCGAGAGCACTCGGGGTCGCTCCACCCACGGTCACCGCGATGGTGCACCGTCTCCGGGACAGCGACCTGGTCGAGCCGGACGCGCTGCGCCTCACCGCGCACGGCCTGCGTCACGCGCACGGCGCCGTCCGGCGCCACCGGTTGCTGGAGACCTTCCTGCACGACGTCCTCGGCGTGAAATGGGACGAGGTGCACACCGAGGCGGAGAAGCTCGAGTTCGGGCTGAGCGAGCGGCTCGAGGACCTCATCGACACCCGGCTCGGCCATCCCCGGCACGACCCGCACGGCGACCCGATCCCGCCGAAGAACGGCGCCCACGACGAGGGCACCGAGATGCCGCTGGCGCTGGCGCGGCCCGGCGACCGGTTCCGGGTGTTGCGCGTCGGCGACCGGGACCCGGGTGCGCTGCGTGCGCTCGCAGCGCTGCGGGTGGGGCTCGGCGCCGAGCTCGAGGTGCTCGCGCTCGGCGCCGAGCACGAGGTGCTCGCGGAGGCCGCCGGTACCCGGCGCGTCCGGACCGGCGACCGGGACCTGGTGCTGACGGCGCCGGTGGTCCGGGTGATCCGGGGAGAGCTGACCCCATGA
- a CDS encoding FeoA family protein: MTLDELPHRARAVVVSVDGSGPDRSRVMDLGLLPGAEVTAHLHSPLGDPTAYLVRGCLIALRRSQARLIQVRAT, from the coding sequence ATGACCCTCGACGAACTCCCCCACCGTGCCCGGGCCGTCGTCGTCAGCGTCGACGGGTCCGGGCCCGACCGGAGCCGGGTGATGGACCTGGGGCTGCTGCCGGGCGCCGAGGTGACCGCCCACCTGCACAGCCCGCTGGGTGACCCGACGGCGTACCTGGTCCGCGGCTGCCTGATCGCGCTCCGGCGCTCCCAGGCCCGCCTGATCCAGGTCCGGGCGACATGA